DNA sequence from the Bacteroidales bacterium genome:
TCGGGGAGGCAGTGCTGTTCACAGGCCGCTTCTACCTCCTCCGGGCTGTTGCAGCCGGGGGCGTTGTCAAAAATCCAGACGGTTGCATTTGGTGCTGCAAGGTAGGCACAGATGCTTTGAACATCACACGTGGATAAGGAACTGTTTAACCCAATGGCCATATATGCTAGTGTATTGGCATTAATATTATCCAAGCCAGCAAGACTCAACAAGGAAGGATTTTGCCCAATCTCTATTCCTCTAACATAAGTTAGGTTTGACAAAGAACTCAGACTCACCAATGAATCATTGCCTCCAGGTATAGGACCTCCAGATCCTCCGTCATCAGTCCACCCAATTACTAGCGCGCCAATAGAATCGAGATTTTCCAATCCTGAAAAATCTTTAACACGGTGATTGTCATGCAAACTGAACGAGCCTCCAATTGTGTAAAGATTTTCTAATCCATTTAAATTTTCCAGATTATCACAATAATTTATGGAAGCAGAACCGCCAATGGAATATACCTGGTTTAAGCCGGTGAGGTTAACTATGGAATTCCCGGTAATTGTCAAATTTCCTGCTAAATCATTACAAGCCGGGAAATTTATCTGAAAATTATCAACATCGGCCTGCGAGAGTAGATAATAGTTTCCATAAGGCAAACATGGAACAGACCCTCCGCAAGCATTGACTACTTCGGATTGACTGTTGCAGCCAGATCCGTTATTATGAATCTCCACAACACCATTGGGAGCATTTAAATAATTGCAGATGTTTTGAATTGCGCAATTGGTCAAACTATAATTACCAGTAATGGTTAAATTATCTGGTATGAAGTTAAGATTTTCCAATGCAGACAAATCTGAAAGTTCAGGATTATATCTAATGAAAAGGCTGCCACCGATCGAAATCAGATTATTAAGTCCTGCAAGGCTTGACAGCGAAACATTCCCACTCGAGTAATAATAACCACCAATTTCTAAATTACCTCCAATGGAATCCAGATTTTCAAGCCCTGTCAGGCTAGTCAGAGAATCGTTTATAAAAATACCGAGATCTCCCCCAATGTAAGTCAGGCTTTCAAGCCCGGTCATGCTGGTCAATGCGGCGTTGCCCCAAACACGAAGGTCTCCTCCAATGGAAGTCACATTTTCAAGTCCCGCCAAATTGGTCAGGGCGAGGTTATATAGAATTTCAAGAGATCCCCCGATCGAATCCAGCACGCTTAATCCGTTTAAGTTGCTAATGCTATTTCCCTCGATCACAACATTCCCCTCAATCTCCGTACACCCCGGATAATTGATCTGGAAATTATCAATCTGCTCCTGCGTGGTGAAGGTGATGCCTTCGGGGAGGCAGTGCTGTTCACAGGCCGCTTCTACTTCCTCCCTGCTGTTGCAGCCGGGGGCATTGTCGTGAATATTAACAGAATCTGCCGGACTTGCCAAATAATTGCAAATGCTTATTATATCGCAGGTTGCTAAAAGTGCATTGTTAGAAATTGTAAGATAGTTGATGGAACCAGCATCAATGTTCGCTAAACCCTCAAGATTGGTAAGCTTGTTATTATAGTAAATACTGATATTTCCGGCTGTGGTAAGGTTTTCAAGCCCATTCAGGCTGGTAAGTTTATTATGATGGAAAATGGTGATACCGCCATCAACAGCAGTTAAAGCGATAAGCCCCGAAAAGTCAGTCATGTTGTGGTTCTGCTTGAGATATAAATTTCCCCCTATCGTACTGAGATTAGAAAGACCATTAAGATTGGTAAGAAAGAAATTCTTTATTAGTAACATATCACCACCAATGGAAACCAGGTTGCTCAATCCTTCCATGTTGTTCAAGGAGTCATTGGATTCAATGTGAAGATATCCATCGATATGTGTTAAATCTTCCAGCCCTACCAATGATACAAGTGCTTCATTACCCACAATGGTCAGGTTATTGCCAATTGATGTGAGATTCTCCAGCCCAGTCAGTGATATAAGTGATTCATTACTCCCAATGGTAAGGTTATTACCAATTGATGTGAGATTTTCCAGCCCTGTGAAATTTGTTAAAGCACTATTCGAATTCACAGAAACAACGCCTATTGTAGTAAGGCTTCCGAGCCCTGTAAAACTTGTAAGGGATTCATTATAATCTACTTGAAGGTATTGTGTCCCTCCAATATATATCAACCCTTCGAGCCCTGAAAAATTAACAAGGTTGTTATTGTTGGTTATTGTAATGCCGTTACCAATGGAGGTCAGATTACTCAGCCCTGTAAAATTGGTTAAGTTAGTATTTTTGACTGTAAGGCTGCCACCGATGGAAGTCAAAACACTTAAGCCATTCAAATCAGATATATCGCTGCCCTCAATGGTAACATTCCCTTCAATTACCGTGCAATCAGGATAATTGTTATGGAAATTAATAATCTGACCCTGATTGGTAAAGGTGATGCCTTGGGGCAGGCAGACTGAAGAGCCCACGCCATTAGTGGTTTTGAGTATGATACCATTAGTGCCAACGGCATATCCTGTTGTATCATTGGCGAAATTGACCGATAAAAGATAATTCCCTGGAAGGTTATCTGAATATTGAGTTGTCCATACATTGCCACCATCCTCCGTGTACTGAATAATATTACCATTTGACCAACTCTGTCCCCCCACGAGGTATCCCCGTTCCGAATCAATGAAATAGACTGAATAATGCGTAGAAAAATCAAAGGAAAATAATCCAGTCCAATCATTTCCTCCATTTATGGTTTTTAATGAACTGTATCCGCCATACCCAACTACATAACCTGTATCTGCATTAAGAAAATGAGACGATAAAATTCCATAGTACATAAAATTCCACATTGCTTGACTTGTCCAGTTCATTCCACCATCTATGGTTTTGACCAAGTATGGGTAATACATCATACTACCTATTGCGCCAACAGCATATCCCGTGTTAACATCGGGGAAAAAAACAGACTTAACGTAGGGTTCACCCACGTCATCAGTAGTTTTATACACATAACTGGTTGTCCAGAGATTTCCCCCATTAGTGGTTTTTAAAATATAATTGTATAGCGTATCGCTATTTAACCAATCCCAATAAAACCCGACAACATAACCTGTATCTACTGTGGGGAATGATACTGAACTAAAATCTGCCGATACACCAACAGACTGATTGACCCAATTGTCGCCACCATCAATGGTTTTCAAAATAATACTGCTATCACCTACAGCATATCCCGTAAGGGAATCGGTAAACTGAACAGAGAATAAATTCGCAAAAGTTCCCGAACTCTGTATTGCCCAGTTATTCCCGCCGTCAATGCTTTTCAATATTATTCCAGAATCACCAACTGCATATCCCCTGTCCGCATCCGTGAAATAAACGGAATTAAGATTACTTGTGGTTCCGGAATTTTGCGGGAACCACTGCGCCATTGCGCCATTCATCGCAACCAGCGCAACCAATAAACTGATAAACTTTTTCATGATCTTAAGTTTTTTAAATTTTGAATTGAACGCAGATGACGCTGATCGGGCAGATTTGCGCTGATTAAATCTGCGATCATCTATAAAACCAGCGTCATCCGCGTTCCATTTCATCTCTTTTTGCAGAGATAAACTCAATTCT
Encoded proteins:
- a CDS encoding T9SS type A sorting domain-containing protein; amino-acid sequence: MKKFISLLVALVAMNGAMAQWFPQNSGTTSNLNSVYFTDADRGYAVGDSGIILKSIDGGNNWAIQSSGTFANLFSVQFTDSLTGYAVGDSSIILKTIDGGDNWVNQSVGVSADFSSVSFPTVDTGYVVGFYWDWLNSDTLYNYILKTTNGGNLWTTSYVYKTTDDVGEPYVKSVFFPDVNTGYAVGAIGSMMYYPYLVKTIDGGMNWTSQAMWNFMYYGILSSHFLNADTGYVVGYGGYSSLKTINGGNDWTGLFSFDFSTHYSVYFIDSERGYLVGGQSWSNGNIIQYTEDGGNVWTTQYSDNLPGNYLLSVNFANDTTGYAVGTNGIILKTTNGVGSSVCLPQGITFTNQGQIINFHNNYPDCTVIEGNVTIEGSDISDLNGLSVLTSIGGSLTVKNTNLTNFTGLSNLTSIGNGITITNNNNLVNFSGLEGLIYIGGTQYLQVDYNESLTSFTGLGSLTTIGVVSVNSNSALTNFTGLENLTSIGNNLTIGSNESLISLTGLENLTSIGNNLTIVGNEALVSLVGLEDLTHIDGYLHIESNDSLNNMEGLSNLVSIGGDMLLIKNFFLTNLNGLSNLSTIGGNLYLKQNHNMTDFSGLIALTAVDGGITIFHHNKLTSLNGLENLTTAGNISIYYNNKLTNLEGLANIDAGSINYLTISNNALLATCDIISICNYLASPADSVNIHDNAPGCNSREEVEAACEQHCLPEGITFTTQEQIDNFQINYPGCTEIEGNVVIEGNSISNLNGLSVLDSIGGSLEILYNLALTNLAGLENVTSIGGDLRVWGNAALTSMTGLESLTYIGGDLGIFINDSLTSLTGLENLDSIGGNLEIGGYYYSSGNVSLSSLAGLNNLISIGGSLFIRYNPELSDLSALENLNFIPDNLTITGNYSLTNCAIQNICNYLNAPNGVVEIHNNGSGCNSQSEVVNACGGSVPCLPYGNYYLLSQADVDNFQINFPACNDLAGNLTITGNSIVNLTGLNQVYSIGGSASINYCDNLENLNGLENLYTIGGSFSLHDNHRVKDFSGLENLDSIGALVIGWTDDGGSGGPIPGGNDSLVSLSSLSNLTYVRGIEIGQNPSLLSLAGLDNINANTLAYMAIGLNSSLSTCDVQSICAYLAAPNATVWIFDNAPGCNSPEEVEAACEQHCLPEGITFTTQEQIDNFQINYPGCTEIEGDVLIKGNDITSLNGLNILTSIGGYLILGKYGGNPALNSLTGLDNLISIGGDLKMYFNNALISLAGLENLTSIGGNFGIYSNNSLTSLTGLENLVSIGGNLNIGGQDFGNASLTSLTGLDNLISIGGNLFIRDNPELSDLTALESLTFIPGDLIIIGNDSLTDCAIQNICDYLNAPNGVVEILYNGAGCNSQSEVVNACGGSVPCLPFGNYYFLSQADVDNFQENFPACNDLVGNLTITGNSIVNLTGLNQVYSIGGSVSINYCDNLENLNGLENLHSVGGSFGLGYENHRIKNFSGLENLDSIGGSLLIGSFDDGGPGYLPTGNDSLTSISSLVNLSHVGAGIEIGKNPSLSSLAGLENINASTLTGMVIILNSSLSTCEVQSICDYLASPNSNIDIWGNAPGCNSPEEVIEACPTLVEGVNSETNIRIIPNPARDMITVLLPMLTGKAQLTLFNMTGEKLMEKQITQPETQVDISMLPKGMYFLRLQYENDVKAAKIIKD